The nucleotide sequence CCTTCTTGTTCCATTATATTTACCAGTTGTGTGACATTAGAGAAACTGCTGAACCTCACTACAACTGttagttttctaatttattaacCTGGCATTGATAATAATCTGCTCCTAAGGGTTGTTGTatataataaatgaaatgacTGTCCTCAAAACACATTCAGTGGAATAATAGTTCCGTGAGGTGattaaaggaaaaggaagttaTGTCCAAATTGGATAAAACTTTATTCTATTATATCTATTTGGGAGATTCATAATGCTTATGATGTTCTTAAAGGCTTCAAGAATTGGTTTAATTTGGTGTAAcccttttcttgctttatttaaatataggactttttttttaattgagaagactttatttttcctttcctattaACTTCACATGGATTGTTCCTAGAAAAACATGTTGGAAAATTTGGAGATAGTTTATCTCCAGCTGCTAGTGACTAGCAGCTGATAAATGCTCAAAGTGTAGTGAATATTgttgaaataaatgaagtaggcTGTGAACTGTTCTCTGTATGTGAGGAGGTAAGAATTTATTATATGGCTTGAAAATAATGTAACTTTTTGATAGTGGTTGAAGGCAGTATGTGAGGGACATTATGAAGACAAGAAATCATCTATTGAGTAGGATAGATTTTTGCTTGTATCCTTATAAATAGCTCATCTGTTAAAACACATTAGACAAATTTAAAGTTCAAATTTTTTTATCACTATATTCTCAATTTATAAAGGGCTGAATTCAGTGAAAATTACTAAATAAGTTGGATTTCATTCCGTCAAGCGGCAGCAACCTGAAATATGAGGTGAAAGTCTTCCCaggatatggaaagtctgggatGTAAACAGCCTAGTTAATTATTACCTCAAAGTTGGTTACAAATGCAGAAACCACgcactgttagaaataataaacagtaCATTTTATTGATTACCACatgttttcatctcttttcccaaaATGCTAAGAAAGATAGATGACTGTAGAATGAATGAACCGTAAGCACCCAGAgggaaattataattaaattaatcaggaaaatgtcagcatcttACACTATATTAAAGATAATTTGGATGAAGTTCTTAATTAAAGTTTTTTGATATGTAAATAATTTGTATAGGCAATTGTTCAACCATTCAGTTCACTTTGTTTTCATGAAATAGAACAGAGAAAACTTCTCTTTTGTTCTGGCACCtccccagaaatcctgcccctTCAAGACCAGACAACCTCAAATCCTTCTTTCCTACAGGAAGTCCAATTACAGTGCACTTCACTTTGTGGGATAGATAACTTTCTGAAGCctgaaaacacagctctgtaAATCGAATCTTATTTCTCTACTGGCTTTCGTTACATTTTAGAGAGTTATCCTTGAAAAAATAGATGGCCAATGGTTAAAATAACATGTATAATCAAACCAACAATtgtgattatatattttaaagaagaaaagatctTTAGAGATATTTTGGATAATACTTAAATATGTCATGCAGCAAAAATACTGAAACAAAATATAGTCCTAGAACCTGTCAATTGACACTGGATTTGCAGCAAAGGGAGTCTGGTCCTGACTAATGCCTGGCCATGTACATTTAGCCTCTATCTTAACCCTATTTATGATAAACAGTAGCGACTCAAttcctaatttttattttgggtgCTCTCTGATTTACTACTTAATATCCAGCGAAGGCTAttagtttgtttctttaaaatcctTAGAGTAAAAACATGTATCATTCTTCGGAGATAGTGATAAGATCACAGCTGCGAGGTTGGACTCACTTCATGCAGGTATCCTTCCTCTCAGTCAGTAACTACCAGTGAGGGAGAATTTATTTACAGTGTTCATCCCAAAACAAGTTTATGACCTACGTTACATCCTTATATCTTGCTCCAATTCTGAAAGATGTAGAAGATTTATACTTACTTCTAGAAACGCAGTTATATATGAAGAGTTCACTTTTCTTAAGACaagtttatttcttaaataagactaGCCCATCATGTAGTGAGTGATACTTGAGATGATAATGGGTTTTATTGTAACAGTTCTTGAACCAAAAGTATTGAATTATCTAGAAAATTATCTCACTCATATCTTATGAAGATAGGTTGTGATGGAACTTGGTTGACTATGACTTCTGATGTATTTTATGAAAAGGTATTTCAGTCCCAAAGACTTTCCTTAGGGCAGCCTTCATTTCCTGGTTCCTGAGGCTATAAATTAGAGGATTGCAGAGGGGTGTTatcacagaataaaataaagtcaCAATTTTCTGCATTTCCATTGGATGTCCTGACCCAGGACTAACATACATCACCATAACAGAGCCAAAAAACAGGATCACCACAACTAGATGAGAAGCACAAGTGGAGAAAGCCTTGTGTTTGCCAGCCTCTGAGGGCATCCATAGTACCGCCAGAATCACCAGAGCGTTGGAGcaaaggataaagagaaaggtgcCAATCACGAAAATAGCATTGAAAGTGGAGTAAATGAACTGTGTGGTGGTGTCTTCAGAACAGGACAGCATCATCAATGGGACAGGATCACACATAAAATGGTTGAGGATATTTGGGCCACAATAGGGCAACTGTGAAATGAGAACGACTGGGGTTAGGAAGAGGATGAACCCACACGACCATCCAAAGATGACCAGGCCAGTGCACAGCTGTTTAGTCATGATGCGTGGGTAATGCAGAGGACGGCAGATGGCAAGGTACCTGTCAAAGGCCATGATGCAAAGGAAGAAGCCCTCATCACAcccaaaagagaagaagaagtaGAACTGCGCAAAACAACTCACAAAGGAGATGGACTTGCTGGTGGACAGGAAGTTGGCCAACATGTTAGGAATGGTCGTGGTGACATAACATATTTCCAGGAGAGAGAAATTCCCCAAGAAGATGTACATGGGGGTGTGAAGGCGCCTGTCCCACCACACAGCACAGACAATGGCTGTGTTCCCCATCAGGGTCAGGGTATAGGCTACTGAGAAGAGCCCAAAGTAGAGGAGCTGCATTTCTGGGCTTGAGGGAAAGCCCATGAGGATAAAGTGGCTGACGGAGCTGGTGGTTTCTCTGCTGGATGCGTTCATTAGTCTGGAAGACATGGAGATGACACTGGTTACTGCACTTTAATGGAGTATGCTGGTTCTTCCTGAAAACAtcaaatttcttttccatttttttgataGAGTTAAAGCAACAAAACTGTGATCGTCACAGCCTATTCTCCAAGAGTATGATTTCATTTTGGTAAGatgcaaataataatataaatgaaaacttGGTTTGGGGCAATCAGTAAACTAGGTCAGGATATTGGATTACACATAAGGAGTGCAAAATTTGTAATTTCAAAtatgtcacttaacctctctttgtGTATTTCCTCATCTTTTACTTTGTAGAGTATAGTATATACAAATCTGTGTATGTGAAATTTCTCTCTAGAGTATTATGTAAAGCTAATTTATTATAATTAGTAATATTGATTATAGTACTAAATGAAGTACTACTTATGTTAAGACGTTTCAAAAGATTCTGTCTCACTGAGATACATGCACagggaatatttctttttatgcttGTTTATGGTCTTGTAAAGTGATGACTGAAAGTGACTCTCTGGTTCCAGCATAGATCCTATATTATATGACCACATCCAACACGTGTTTGGTGTATAAGAAATACTTTCTCTCTATCCAGCCTGTTGGATTCAGCTCCATAACATGAGGAAGGGTCCTACACTTTGGCACCtaaaattttctggttgaaaatcttgATATACTCTCTTGTGAATGTGAAAACTAGATGTGTCACTGGTGCAACTGACTGTGGCGAGAGCAACTGCTCTGAATGACTGGACTATTGAATGTGACTAGACGTGGCTGGTTTTGCTGCGAAAAAAGTTGTGAAGTAGAGAACAATTTTTTCATTTGTGTGAGTGGCATTTCCATATTACTTTCATAGCTGCTTTCTATATttggtctttcttcttttcttcacaCGTACCTCTGGTACAAGTTTATGCCCATTCTAGGCATTTTCTATCAAGACAACGTTGAAACATGGAATATCTTACTTCACTCACTCCTGCTCCCCTTTCCCTCCAGTTTATTGTTATTGAATCCACATTTTTATATGTCTTGTTTCCTTAGAAGCCTACTCTTGGCAATCACATTTGGCATCTAAAGTGGAAGGACTActgtttatgttttctcattgctCACAAGGCTAGGGAGATTGTATCAAGTCTGAATGCAAACTGGTAGTTCAGTCTATTTTTTTCCCATAGAAATCACATCATATCAGGGGGCAATGTAGGGCAGGTACTATAATGTCTCTAGTTATAAgaggattttatttgtttttgtttttatttattttttaattttttaattatttttttcctggaagacATAGATTTTCCCTTGATCCGCTGTAATTGtatagtaagattttttttttttttaagttcacttAGGATTTTTATCCTAAATAATTGTGTGCTGTTCTCAGCTGAGGTTGTCATACAGTATCTGAGAAACAACAAATGTCACCTTGTGTAGAGAAAGCTATGGAGCTAGTGAATCTTGGCCGGTCACTAGAAGTGAAAAATAGTGTCTTTAACTTAAGAAAATTTAAACTGTACTTAAGTACATATAGTGAGTACAAAACATAcagaagcaaagagagaaaaagtaCGATATTAATATTAATGTAAGAGGCAATTGATATGAAGAAGTTTCAAAAATACCCTAACTTATGGGATGCCCACAAATTATTCTGCTGCTTTTAGTGAAGAAAAAGCTCACTTACCTGCCATACAGGTCTTAGTGGTTATCTTCATAACTCatttgaatgaatttttaaaatccatttaatttttgtcttttatgctcTGGCTTGTGTCCTGATACCGCCTCTAAGCTGTATTAATTAGTGATTTCACTGACAATGGGACCCTAACAGTGGCATATCAAATCAGTATCAATACTCACCCTGTTTGGGTCACCTGTTACAGTATTTCTGGAGAATACTAACTGTATAAAGTCACAGTCTGAAGATCCTATAAATGCAAGAAACAGAAAGCACACAGGTGCTGAATGGTTTTGCCATGTAAGGAAGAGTTATTTCATATAAACCAAGACATATTAAATTAGTGAAACTGAGAGCAATATACAGGTTGGAGAGATATGATATCAGAGTGGAGACAGAGATTTGCCATATTTTATCTATTGAACAAGTAATGAAATTCATCATAATATAGACAATAAATCCACCTCCTGTAACTTATCAGTTAGACATTTTCACACAAAATCCCCAGACCTGTTTGTAAACAATACTCAGTAATATTTTAAAGGGAGAAGGAAAGTAGATAAATGTATTTCCCATGACTTGGGGAAACaagaggaaaattaatattttcaaacttttctgtctgaattttattctaataaGATATTTACATTTTCAGAGCAAGAAGAAAGCACTTGTCAGTAAATTCCTTTATGCAGAAAACTCAGCATTTGTAACAGGGCCCAGAAACTTTTAACACACTCCATGGATATGTGCCAAGAAGAAAAGTCAGAGAGGAGGAATAACATATTACCTCACAGAGTGAAGAGCATGTGAGGGACTTCTGAAGAACTGGACGATCCAGTTTGTAACCTGCCATGAGTggtaaaaagtgaattttaaaagatgttttctctccatcttcaaagctcatATTTATGGTCAAGATGAATGCCCAGATGAAGGCATTGTCTGTATGTATTTCCTTGTGTTGTGGCCTTTTGAGATTTGGGACCCTCTCCTCTGATATTTTTGAAGTATTATTCAAAAGATGAGAtcgtttttgaattttatttatttataaagaagTCCCAAGCCCTGCTATTCCCTGAGGAATAGTGCACTTGCAGAACTAAATTCTTATCTTCTCTTTTGCTTCTACTAACCAGGCAGTTGTGAAAGGTTCCTGGGGAATAATTAAATAGTAATAGAGTTTGTTGTAATAGCTACAATAGGAAGGCGCACCGTTAGATTCCCTGTTTTTAttgtgaagaaagagaaaaaattcttttCCCACCAATATTCTCAAATTTATTGTTTAGAGACATTTTAGTTGCAATTTTATTATATCCAttagaaaaatgacattttaagtgCAAAGACTGGCACAGggttattcaataaatgtttattgagtgcttaacaGACCCTGGGGATATAGCCGGGtaagtaaaacagaaaaaaattcctgCCTAAGTAGAACAATTCAATTGTGTGGGGGGGGtagcaacagaaaataaaatcagtaaatgaataagtgaattacaattttttttcacttgagagAAATGAAGCGTGAAAGTGCGATGAATTGGTGCCCCATTATCCTCAAATAATTTACTGTGTCTTTCTAAGAAACAAGAGTATTCTTATATATAACCCAACACAACCATCAAACCAAAATTAGCATGGATACATCACTACCATTTAATCTTAAGAATCTCGTAGTTTTGCCacttttcctaatatttttttaTAGCAAAATAATCCAGTTCAGAATTATTTGTTGCCTTTAGTTTAGTATTATTTGGGTCCGTTGAGAAGTAGATGCCTTTAATAGAGTTAGAAGTATAGAGATTTATTGAGGGTAATTTGTGAAAAATAAGGGGGAGAGGCAGCAAGAGCAGTCAGGGAAAACTTTTGACTGAGACTGGGTCTGACACCTGTGAAAGGATGAGACAAGGAAGAGGATGGGTTAAGAAGAGCCTCAGACGGTGAGGCAGCTCTGAGAATGTCTTAGCTAGCCCAATGAAGAGCTCTGGCTCAAAGATTTCCTGCATTGGGCCCAGCACCTTCACCCCCATTGTTGTCTGGGGCCTGGCTGTGGGAAGAACATGGTCTTCGCTTAAGTGCTGTGATGGGTCACAGATGTACTGCAGCTGGAGTATCAGCTAACTACTCTCCTTCCAGCTCATTGACCATTTTTTCTTGGAGGGAGATCTGTGTCGCATACCATTATGGCTGCCATAGTTGTCGTGTTTCTGTAGTTTATTTTCAGTAAGAATCAGTTCCCGGGTCCCTCCTAGACCTTGGCATTTGTGAAAATTACAGCCTACTTATTTTGTATAGTATTCTTCTATCCGTTGTATTTACTTTAGTATTAGATTCAGGTTAGGTATCTTTGATAGCAATAGACACCACTGTCTTCTATTGTATTCCATCAGGTGACACATGACTTCAATTCATCCCATTTATGATAACGCTCACTTTGATTAAGGTGATGTTTGCCAGACGACTCCACTGTAAAGTGTGTCTTTTCCCCTTTGTGATTAATAAGCAGATTCTGACGAGGTACTTTGAAGCTTTGTAAATACTTCATCAAACTTTGTTTattcgtttatttatttatatctgtatgGATTCACAGTTCCCCGTTTAATTGAATAATTACAAATCTGTTACTATCACTACTTTGATGCTTAAATTGTTCCTGATTTGACTGGTGGGAACCCAATCAAGCTTATTTTTGGCTCCTTTTGGTATGCACCCTCAAATCCTTAAGTACTaccttgctttctggcacagaaaagatgttccaggctcctCTTCTACTTTCTGTATCCCAGTCCTGGAGTCAGCCATTTTCTTAAagagttctggttccttttaatgGAACCTGgtaggtatgctcattgctattgGCCCATCACTGCTCCTAggccctctcagtggacagatttatttatatatttatacatatatattgaaaATGACGAGTTTACATTGATACTTTCAATTACAATTCAACACTACAGGGTTCATTCTAGGTTTCACCCTTTCTGTATTTGTTACTCCCTTTTCTGACAGTGAGAAGCCTAATTTATTATACTTAACTTATTAGCTTATTTCATAATCCCCTGTAGGCCACCAGCCTCCCATTTCTATTACCATGCCTTCTTTGTGCAGATGGACCTGTCACCCTGCTTGAGCATAGACAACCCATGCTAGGATATCCCCATACCTGGACACTCTTCTGACCCTTATCAGTTTCCAAAATTGCCCAGTTAcccttcccccaccaccccctcAACCCACTTGGGCTCTGACATTACCCTCTGGATTACACAGATCTATTCTCTGCCATGGACACCCACTTGTCTCTACCAGACCTAATGCCTTTATGGCTGAATTAttcagaaagagaaggaaaataagtaagaaaggagaggaaaagaactCCCTCTTTTTGAACAGGAGTGAATATTGCAGTTATCCTGTCAGGTCACTGCACCCAGGAACCTCATGCATCATTTAAATGACAAGATTCTGGACTAATGCCTGATGCCATAATGGGATGAGCCTTTTAGGGGAGAAGTTGAatatattttacatgtgggaGGGATGTGATTTGTCATGATCTGAGAGGGTGGACTATATGGTCGAATGTGTTTCAAGAGATGGCCCAAAGAATATCTCCATCCTACATGCTCTTTTATAATGTGACCTTGCCATTTCTCCATCAAGAGAAGGCATCTACTTCTCCCCTTGAATATAAGCTGGTCCTCTGACCCATACTGATAAATAGAAAGTGATGGAAGTGATGCTGTGTAACTTCCGAGTTTGGGCCTTATGAGATCTGTAGCTTCCACTGTTGCCTCTTGAAACATGTGGAGCAGAACCAAGATCCAGTTGACAGAATTAGCTGAGTTTCCAGCCAACAACCAGCAGCTATTTAGGAGATCTTTCTTGGCTGTTCCAGGTATAATCATGCCTCCAGATGACTACCGCCTGTGCCAACGTCATGTGGAGGAAAGAATTTCCCAGCTGAGTTCAGTAAATGCACAGATTTATGAGAGATAATAAGTGGTTTTGGTTGTTCTAAATCacaaagttttggggtaattATGCACTCATAGATAACCAAAACAGATTGAGATGCTGAAACTTGAAATAGGGACATCTGAATGGATTTAGATGAAACTGAGAATATTTAATCTCTGTCGTTCAGCCTTCCTTCCCATGGGATGAGACATGATCCCACGTCTGAGGGTACTATCTTTTCTTCATCTCCTGATTTAGAGAAGAACGGAATTCTTTCTCTTTGAGAACCATTCTGCTCACTTCTTGTTTTAAGTTTATCATGTTGAGGGGTCATCCTGTTTCTGTCTTATGACATAGTGTGCTCCACCTGGTGATACAAATTCAGTTTTCCTTTTTAAGGTATAGGGAATTTAAAATTCCAATTTCAgttgtttcatttctgattcaaCCAAAACTCATAAATTCTgtcatcatgtcatctgaaaaacaACGGAAATAAAGAGGTGCTGGCTAAGATTACTCTGACAGGATTTTCAAACAAATCTTTCCTGGATATTCTCTTCACAGGCCAAGCAAACAGTGCGTGGGTTTTGTAAAAGAATGTTGTATTATTGTATATACTTTttctataatataaaatatatttatagaaaaataataatgttcatAGCCCTTTTTTGGTAGCAATATTTACACAAAAGTGAATATTGATGCAGGATGGTCAAAGTACCGCCACATTTGCTTAAACATTTGTAAAACAATCTTAGATATCTAAGATTTTAGATTCCTAGTGCAGCATTGACACAGGTTGGTCTTCACAAAAGATCCTCTTTGGCTGTTACACAAAAAGGAGTAGAGTGCCAGGAAACTCTCCCTCCCTTTTATTTGGCATCTCTTTCTGGCCACTTAGTGTCCCTGGAGGCTGCCTCTCAGGAGCAGCAGGGACAATCACAGTGCATCACTCAATCCCCAGGTGTGTTTTACTTTCAGTGATGAGCTCAAAGGTGAAAAGCCTCCCTGAATCCCTTGGTGGGAGTGTCACCTGGTAATGGCCCCTCTGGTTTGCTGCTCACCTGACACCTGCAGACTGGTTCTGGACTTTAAAAACCAGCTTCATATTGGTTGTCACCAGTTGCTTCAAGGCTCCTGGAGCAACCCTTCCCTCATACGTGATTCTTTAAGTGACAGTTAAAATTCACTTTAACAAATCTCCAAATCCCAAATACCTTCCCAATCATCTACTAAGACTAACCTCCCCACTCATCTTTATCACTCAGTATAGCAGTATTAAAATTTGGTCTCCTGTATTCCACCTGCGGGCTACCCAGCAGAGGGACTGTTGCTCACAGGAGTGGTCCACCAGCTTTCACACTTCAGTATGtgtaagaatcacctggggtcTAATGTAGGATGCAAGTTCCTGGGCCCTTCCCGCAAGTCTATcctattccaggcactgtgccccCAGATTTTACATGCAAAATGTGAGGGAGGCATTACTCTTTTCAAGTGATAAAACAGAAATTCACAAAGGTTTAGAGATTAGATTGGCTGTAATTCACTAGGTGTTTTATCTTTCAAGAGATTAGGATAACTCTAGTGAAAATAATATCTAATCTAAGTATGGCTTATAGCAATTATTAAATTGTTATGCCTTTTTTCACTCTGGTCAACATTATAACATTTAAAgcttatttcttaaataatgttTTCACTTAAAGCAATGTACTTGTTAAAGAACATGATTTAATAAATAAGCATTTGAACATTGGACTCTGGAGAGACAAGATTAATTAATCTTTGCCctgaaggagctcacagtctaacaAGCCACTCTGACCAGACAAAAGTCCTAGGGAGTCTACGGTGGCAGAAGTCCCACTCAAGGGCAGAACTTTAGACCTGATTCATTTTTAGCTAATTAAGTAATTTTACTGTCACCCTACACTGATAGCGATGTACAGTCTTGGGC is from Diceros bicornis minor isolate mBicDic1 chromosome 5, mDicBic1.mat.cur, whole genome shotgun sequence and encodes:
- the LOC131405525 gene encoding olfactory receptor 11G2-like, producing MSSRLMNASSRETTSSVSHFILMGFPSSPEMQLLYFGLFSVAYTLTLMGNTAIVCAVWWDRRLHTPMYIFLGNFSLLEICYVTTTIPNMLANFLSTSKSISFVSCFAQFYFFFSFGCDEGFFLCIMAFDRYLAICRPLHYPRIMTKQLCTGLVIFGWSCGFILFLTPVVLISQLPYCGPNILNHFMCDPVPLMMLSCSEDTTTQFIYSTFNAIFVIGTFLFILCSNALVILAVLWMPSEAGKHKAFSTCASHLVVVILFFGSVMVMYVSPGSGHPMEMQKIVTLFYSVITPLCNPLIYSLRNQEMKAALRKVFGTEIPFHKIHQKS